One stretch of Pseudomonas azotoformans DNA includes these proteins:
- the ccmI gene encoding c-type cytochrome biogenesis protein CcmI encodes MIDFWLAAGLLLLIALSFLLIPVLRGRRAQREEDRTALNVALYQERVAELQVQQDEGVLNAAQLDTGRAEAARELLADTEGVEKPRESRLGKPLPLLAAFLVPVLGVALYLHYGASDKVELTREFSQPPVSMEDMTQRLERAAAAQPDSAEGLYFLGRAYMAQDRSADAAKVFERTVALAGRQPELLGQWAQAQYFADNKQWSPKVQALTDEALKLDPKEVTSLGLLGIAAFEGQHYQEAIDYWNRLLAQLPPDDNSRAALQGGIDRAAEKLKESGGTVVQKAVMKVRVDLSAEAKAKALPTDSVFIFARAVSGPPAPLAAKRVTVAELPITVELGDADAMMPQLKLSNFPEVQLVARISRAGQPTTGEWIGRSQPLASSTTALQQLTIDSPDK; translated from the coding sequence ATGATTGATTTCTGGCTCGCAGCCGGCCTGCTGCTTCTGATTGCCCTGAGTTTCCTGTTGATCCCTGTCCTGCGCGGCCGTCGTGCCCAACGTGAAGAGGACCGCACCGCGCTGAACGTGGCGTTGTACCAGGAACGTGTGGCCGAACTGCAAGTGCAGCAGGACGAAGGCGTATTGAATGCCGCGCAACTCGACACCGGCCGCGCCGAAGCTGCCCGCGAATTGCTGGCGGATACTGAAGGTGTGGAAAAACCCCGCGAATCGCGTTTGGGCAAGCCGCTGCCGTTGTTGGCGGCGTTTCTGGTGCCGGTTCTCGGCGTCGCCCTGTACCTGCATTACGGAGCCAGCGACAAGGTTGAACTGACCCGTGAATTCTCCCAGCCGCCGGTGTCCATGGAAGACATGACCCAGCGCCTGGAACGCGCCGCCGCTGCCCAGCCGGATTCTGCGGAGGGCTTGTATTTCCTCGGTCGTGCCTACATGGCCCAGGACCGCTCCGCCGATGCGGCCAAGGTGTTCGAACGCACCGTGGCCCTGGCCGGGCGCCAGCCGGAACTGTTGGGCCAGTGGGCACAGGCGCAGTACTTCGCCGACAACAAACAGTGGTCGCCGAAGGTTCAGGCCCTCACCGACGAAGCGCTGAAGCTTGATCCGAAGGAAGTTACCAGCCTGGGCCTGCTGGGTATCGCCGCCTTTGAAGGCCAGCACTATCAGGAGGCCATCGACTACTGGAACCGCCTGTTGGCTCAGCTACCACCGGACGACAACTCCCGTGCGGCGCTGCAAGGCGGCATCGACCGTGCAGCGGAAAAACTCAAGGAAAGCGGCGGCACTGTGGTGCAGAAGGCCGTGATGAAAGTCCGCGTGGACCTGTCCGCCGAGGCGAAGGCCAAAGCCCTGCCCACCGACAGCGTGTTCATCTTCGCCCGCGCCGTCAGTGGCCCGCCGGCACCCTTGGCGGCCAAGCGCGTGACCGTCGCCGAACTGCCGATCACCGTCGAACTGGGCGATGCCGACGCGATGATGCCGCAATTGAAACTGTCCAACTTCCCCGAAGTCCAACTGGTTGCGCGCATATCCCGGGCCGGTCAGCCGACCACTGGCGAGTGGATCGGCCGCAGCCAACCCTTGGCCAGCAGCACCACTGCGCTGCAGCAGCTGACCATCGACAGTCCGGACAAGTAA
- a CDS encoding MFS transporter — translation MSTAESPPPRGKIIMMAVIAGAVVTNIYCTQPVLPLIASDMGVALSTVNLVAAAALLGFASGLLLLLPLGDRFDRRKLVLGQIGLAFCFALAAAFAPSIWALIGASFGLGMVCCVPQQLVPFAAVMSPPHERGRNVGTVVSGIMLGILLGRTISGVVGEAYGWRAVYELEAAFMVAVWFIAAKLLPPGVPSSNLSYPRLLASLWPLMRDNSPIRQSMTVQALLWACFNAFWVNLAALLANGPWQLGSAWAGGFGIIGAVGAFAASYGGRAADKVGFRKVIGASVGIVTLAFLLLAGAQTSLILLVLGVIVLDIGVQAGLVANQTRAFAVDPKAQGRINSLYMTATFVGGATGATVSGWLMAQFGWVGIVEFGVVLGVAAGVIHWLGAPRPIQELA, via the coding sequence ATGAGCACAGCCGAGAGTCCCCCGCCGCGAGGCAAGATCATCATGATGGCGGTGATCGCCGGGGCGGTGGTCACCAACATTTATTGCACCCAACCGGTGTTGCCACTGATTGCTTCAGACATGGGCGTCGCATTGTCGACGGTCAACCTGGTGGCGGCCGCGGCACTCCTGGGATTTGCCAGCGGATTGCTCTTGCTGCTGCCGTTGGGCGACCGTTTTGACCGACGCAAGCTGGTGCTGGGCCAGATCGGGCTGGCGTTTTGTTTTGCCCTAGCGGCAGCCTTTGCGCCGAGCATATGGGCGTTGATCGGTGCGTCGTTCGGCCTCGGGATGGTGTGTTGCGTACCGCAGCAACTGGTGCCGTTTGCGGCCGTAATGTCCCCACCCCATGAACGCGGGCGCAACGTGGGTACGGTGGTCAGCGGGATCATGCTGGGGATTCTGCTCGGGCGCACCATCAGCGGCGTGGTCGGCGAGGCGTATGGCTGGCGCGCGGTGTACGAGTTGGAGGCGGCATTCATGGTTGCGGTATGGTTCATCGCGGCGAAGTTACTGCCGCCGGGCGTGCCGAGCAGCAACCTGTCCTACCCGCGCCTGCTGGCGTCGCTGTGGCCGTTGATGCGCGACAACAGCCCGATCCGCCAATCGATGACGGTGCAGGCATTGTTGTGGGCATGCTTTAACGCGTTCTGGGTGAATTTGGCGGCGTTGCTGGCCAATGGGCCATGGCAGTTGGGCAGTGCCTGGGCCGGTGGGTTTGGGATCATTGGGGCGGTGGGGGCATTCGCAGCCTCGTACGGCGGGCGCGCGGCGGACAAGGTGGGTTTCCGCAAGGTGATCGGGGCCAGTGTCGGGATTGTGACCTTGGCGTTTCTGTTACTGGCCGGGGCGCAGACCTCGCTGATTTTGCTGGTTTTGGGAGTGATCGTGCTGGATATCGGGGTGCAGGCAGGGCTGGTCGCGAACCAGACCCGCGCGTTTGCGGTGGACCCGAAGGCGCAGGGTCGGATCAACAGTTTGTACATGACCGCGACCTTTGTGGGCGGGGCGACTGGGGCGACGGTGAGTGGGTGGTTGATGGCGCAGTTTGGCTGGGTGGGAATTGTGGAGTTTGGGGTGGTGTTGGGGGTGGCGGCTGGGGTGATTCATTGGCTGGGTGCGCCGCGCCCCATTCAAGAGCTTGCATAA
- a CDS encoding LysR family transcriptional regulator, with translation MNRLESMSVFVAVVDAGSLSAAARQLDMPLATVSRKVAELEAHLKSRLLHRTTRQLSLTDVGASYLAACRRILEEIGEAERAATGEYAVPRGELTVTAPIVFGRLHIVPVVAAFLAQYPEISVNLMLTDRVVHLMEEQCDVAVRIGDLPDSSLKAVQVGKVRRVVCASPQYLQTHGMPATPQALRDHSCITFDVLSSVGAWVFGAGKAQQTVPVHSRLSVNTAEAAITAATLGVGVIRVLSYQVAEAVRKGDLQVVLQPFESTALPISLVHKGQAPLPLKVRAFLDFVTPRLRTGDAILS, from the coding sequence ATGAACCGTCTTGAGTCGATGTCAGTGTTTGTTGCAGTGGTGGACGCGGGCAGCTTGTCGGCGGCGGCTCGCCAGCTCGACATGCCCCTGGCCACCGTCAGTCGCAAGGTGGCGGAGCTGGAAGCTCATCTGAAATCCCGCCTGTTGCATCGCACCACGCGGCAGCTGTCGTTGACGGACGTGGGGGCCTCCTATCTGGCCGCGTGCCGGCGGATTCTTGAAGAGATTGGTGAAGCCGAGCGGGCGGCCACCGGCGAATATGCCGTGCCCAGAGGTGAGCTGACGGTGACCGCGCCCATCGTTTTCGGGCGCCTGCATATCGTGCCGGTGGTGGCGGCGTTTCTGGCGCAGTACCCGGAGATCAGCGTCAACCTGATGCTCACCGACCGCGTGGTGCACTTGATGGAAGAGCAGTGCGACGTCGCCGTGCGCATTGGTGACTTGCCGGACAGCTCGCTCAAGGCGGTGCAGGTTGGCAAGGTGCGGCGGGTGGTGTGTGCCAGCCCACAGTATCTGCAAACCCATGGCATGCCGGCCACGCCCCAGGCGCTTAGGGACCACAGTTGCATCACCTTCGACGTGCTGTCCTCGGTGGGCGCCTGGGTGTTTGGTGCGGGGAAGGCGCAGCAGACTGTGCCGGTGCATTCGCGGCTGTCGGTGAACACGGCGGAAGCCGCAATCACAGCGGCAACGTTGGGGGTCGGGGTGATTCGAGTGTTGTCGTATCAAGTGGCTGAAGCGGTGCGAAAAGGTGATTTGCAGGTGGTGCTGCAGCCATTCGAATCGACCGCGTTGCCCATCAGCCTGGTGCACAAGGGCCAGGCTCCGTTGCCACTGAAGGTGCGGGCCTTCCTGGACTTCGTCACCCCAAGATTGCGCACAGGCGACGCAATTCTCTCCTGA
- a CDS encoding ATP-binding protein, translating into MNPITNPYSPGAGTPPPELAGRGELRERVRIGIARLRVGRPAKSVLMVGLRGVGKTVLLDQMRLDAEGEGVHTIRIEAPENRSLPALLAPQLRLALLRLSRLDAAKDLARRGLRALAGFAGSLKVIYADIEVGLDLEPEAGLADNGDLEADLSALLEQAGLAAKSVGSALVIFIDEMQYVEESQFSALISALHRCAQSRLPVTVVGAGLPQLRGRAGNAKSYAERLFDYPEIGPLSEAEATLAIVKPAEDEGVAYDPAAVGIIVSKTRGYPYFLQEWGNHAWDVAGESPITIDDVELASGEAVAALDESFFRVRFDRLTPTEKKYLRAMAELGPGPHRSGDIADRLGRRVQALGPIRNSLIAKGMIWSPNHGDTAFTVPLFDEFMKRIMPGDKWDFAN; encoded by the coding sequence ATGAATCCTATTACTAACCCCTACTCCCCCGGAGCAGGCACACCGCCGCCCGAGCTTGCTGGTCGAGGTGAGCTACGAGAGCGTGTACGGATAGGTATAGCCCGCTTGCGAGTAGGTCGTCCGGCAAAAAGCGTGTTGATGGTCGGACTCCGAGGGGTTGGAAAAACGGTATTACTCGATCAAATGCGACTGGATGCAGAAGGGGAAGGTGTTCACACCATACGTATTGAAGCCCCTGAGAATCGATCTCTTCCGGCGTTGCTCGCCCCTCAGTTGCGTTTGGCCCTTCTGCGACTGAGCCGTCTGGACGCGGCAAAGGATCTGGCCCGCCGTGGCTTGCGTGCACTGGCAGGCTTTGCCGGCTCACTGAAAGTCATCTATGCCGATATTGAGGTGGGACTGGATCTCGAACCTGAGGCGGGCCTAGCGGATAACGGCGATCTGGAGGCAGATCTTTCAGCACTGCTTGAGCAAGCAGGCCTGGCAGCCAAGTCGGTTGGCTCCGCCCTGGTGATTTTTATCGACGAAATGCAATACGTCGAAGAGTCACAATTCTCTGCACTCATCTCGGCGTTGCACCGCTGCGCTCAGTCACGCCTGCCTGTCACCGTGGTGGGGGCAGGTCTTCCTCAATTGCGAGGTCGAGCGGGCAACGCAAAATCATATGCAGAAAGGCTGTTTGACTATCCGGAAATTGGGCCTCTGTCTGAGGCAGAGGCAACACTCGCCATCGTCAAACCAGCTGAAGATGAAGGCGTCGCATATGATCCAGCAGCCGTTGGAATCATCGTCAGTAAAACCCGGGGTTACCCTTATTTCCTGCAAGAATGGGGCAATCACGCATGGGATGTCGCAGGGGAAAGCCCTATCACGATTGACGACGTAGAACTTGCCTCCGGCGAGGCCGTAGCGGCGCTTGACGAGAGCTTCTTTCGGGTACGTTTTGATCGTCTCACTCCAACAGAGAAGAAGTACCTGCGAGCAATGGCAGAACTCGGACCCGGGCCGCACCGATCCGGTGACATTGCCGATCGACTGGGTCGTCGAGTTCAGGCTCTGGGGCCCATCCGCAATAGCCTGATTGCGAAAGGAATGATCTGGAGCCCGAATCATGGGGACACGGCATTTACAGTCCCTCTTTTCGATGAGTTTATGAAACGGATCATGCCGGGAGATAAATGGGATTTTGCTAACTGA
- a CDS encoding NUDIX hydrolase, producing the protein MIITKACPVVLRTTQTLEILAFEHPLAGLQLVKGSVEPNETTAAAAIRELQEEAGITGNVIRNLGTWHSEITGQTWAFHQCHVSADLPDSWTHFAEDDGGHCFRFFWHPLGSELTNEWHPIFKGALTTLIEKLGSEAR; encoded by the coding sequence ATGATCATCACCAAGGCGTGCCCCGTAGTCCTTCGCACAACACAGACTTTGGAAATCCTTGCATTCGAACACCCGCTTGCCGGTTTACAACTGGTCAAGGGCAGTGTTGAGCCAAACGAAACGACAGCCGCTGCGGCTATTCGCGAGTTACAGGAAGAAGCCGGTATAACCGGCAACGTCATTCGGAACTTGGGAACCTGGCATTCAGAGATCACCGGCCAGACTTGGGCATTTCACCAGTGCCATGTGTCGGCAGACCTTCCCGATAGTTGGACTCATTTTGCAGAAGATGATGGGGGCCATTGCTTTCGCTTCTTCTGGCACCCCTTGGGCAGCGAACTCACCAATGAATGGCACCCGATCTTTAAGGGCGCGCTGACCACGCTCATAGAGAAGCTTGGTTCTGAAGCGCGTTGA
- the phnC gene encoding phosphonate ABC transporter ATP-binding protein → MNHAIHVDHLNKTFAKKSALVDLELTIAPGEMVALIGASGSGKSTLLRHLAGLACCDKNNGGSVKVLGREVQASGRLNGKVRRLRADIGYIFQQFNLVNRLSVLDNVLLGCLGRMPRWRGSLGLFNAEEKAFALESLARVGLADLAAQRASTLSGGQQQRVAIARALTQRAEVILADEPIASLDPESARKVMEILADINRRDGKTVVVTLHQVDYAMRYCPRAVALKGGRIHFDGQGSAMSSQFLNDLYGADVDTSLMFSDQTRHATVTPRLTLARA, encoded by the coding sequence ATGAATCACGCTATCCATGTCGATCACTTGAACAAGACCTTTGCGAAGAAATCCGCCTTGGTCGACCTCGAACTCACCATTGCCCCGGGTGAGATGGTCGCGCTGATTGGCGCTTCGGGTTCCGGCAAGTCCACCTTGTTGCGCCACTTGGCGGGCCTGGCCTGTTGCGACAAAAACAACGGCGGCAGCGTCAAGGTGTTGGGCCGGGAAGTGCAGGCCAGTGGACGCTTGAACGGCAAGGTGCGGCGGTTGCGCGCGGACATCGGCTACATCTTCCAGCAGTTCAACCTGGTCAATCGCCTGAGCGTGCTCGACAACGTGCTGCTCGGTTGCCTGGGCCGCATGCCGCGCTGGCGTGGCAGCCTGGGGTTGTTCAATGCCGAAGAGAAGGCGTTTGCCCTGGAGTCCCTGGCCCGCGTCGGCCTGGCCGATCTGGCGGCGCAACGTGCCTCGACCTTGTCCGGCGGCCAGCAGCAGCGCGTGGCGATTGCCCGCGCATTGACCCAGCGCGCCGAGGTGATCCTCGCCGACGAACCCATCGCCTCCCTCGACCCGGAGTCGGCGCGCAAAGTCATGGAGATCCTCGCCGACATCAACCGCCGCGACGGCAAGACCGTGGTGGTGACCCTGCATCAAGTCGATTACGCCATGCGTTATTGCCCGCGTGCCGTGGCCCTTAAAGGTGGGCGCATTCATTTCGACGGGCAGGGCAGTGCGATGAGCAGCCAGTTCCTCAACGATTTGTACGGTGCCGACGTCGACACCAGCCTGATGTTTTCCGACCAGACCCGCCACGCCACCGTCACCCCTCGGCTGACCCTGGCGCGCGCTTGA
- the phnD gene encoding phosphonate ABC transporter substrate-binding protein translates to MLNRIGHVFLSAVLLASVALGNAHAADKVINFGIMSTESSQNLKSIWQPFLDDMHKKTGLTINATFASDYAGLIQGMRFNKVDVAWLGNKAAMEAVDRSNGEIFAQTAAANGAAGYWSVLIVRKDSPINNVDDMLKNAKNLTFGNGDPNSTSGYLVPGYYVFAKNNVDAATAFKRTLNSSHEVNALSVAKGQLDVATFNTESWERLEVTQPDKAAMLKVIWKSPLIPADPMVWSKALSDSEKTKIRDFFAHYGDTDEEKAVLKNMQLGKFLPSSDDQLLPIRQLELFKQRTTISADDKLEAADKAKKLADIDADLAKLQQRISELDKKTAANG, encoded by the coding sequence ATGTTGAACCGTATCGGCCATGTGTTTCTGTCTGCCGTATTGCTGGCCAGTGTCGCGCTGGGCAATGCCCACGCCGCCGACAAGGTGATCAACTTCGGCATCATGTCCACCGAGTCTTCGCAGAACCTCAAGAGCATCTGGCAGCCATTCCTGGATGACATGCACAAGAAGACCGGCCTGACCATCAACGCCACCTTCGCCTCCGACTACGCCGGCCTGATCCAGGGCATGCGCTTCAACAAGGTCGACGTGGCCTGGCTCGGCAACAAGGCCGCGATGGAAGCGGTGGACCGTTCCAACGGTGAGATCTTCGCCCAGACCGCCGCCGCCAACGGCGCCGCCGGTTACTGGAGCGTGCTGATCGTGCGCAAGGACAGCCCGATCAACAACGTCGACGACATGCTCAAGAACGCCAAGAACCTGACCTTCGGCAACGGTGACCCGAACTCCACCTCGGGCTACCTGGTGCCGGGCTACTACGTATTCGCCAAGAACAACGTGGATGCCGCCACCGCGTTCAAGCGCACGCTCAACTCCAGCCATGAAGTCAACGCGTTGAGCGTGGCCAAGGGGCAACTGGACGTTGCCACCTTCAATACCGAGAGCTGGGAGCGTCTGGAAGTCACCCAGCCGGACAAGGCCGCCATGCTCAAGGTGATCTGGAAATCGCCGCTGATCCCGGCCGACCCGATGGTGTGGAGCAAGGCGCTGAGCGACAGCGAGAAGACCAAGATCCGCGACTTCTTTGCCCACTACGGCGACACCGATGAAGAGAAGGCGGTGCTGAAGAACATGCAGTTGGGCAAGTTCCTGCCGTCCAGCGATGACCAACTGTTGCCGATCCGTCAGCTGGAGCTGTTCAAGCAGCGCACCACCATCAGTGCCGACGACAAGCTGGAGGCTGCCGACAAGGCCAAGAAGCTGGCGGATATCGACGCCGACCTGGCCAAGCTGCAACAGCGCATCTCCGAGCTCGACAAAAAAACTGCGGCCAACGGCTAA
- the phnE gene encoding phosphonate ABC transporter, permease protein PhnE, whose translation MTTLHAEAVGKRTWPQYLGWGLFLVLLAWAWHGAEMNPLALYRDSGNMATFAADFFPPDFHEWRSYLKEMIVTVQIALWGTVLAIVCSVPLGILCADNITPWWVHQPLRRVMDAFRSINEMVFAMLFVVAVGLGPFAGVLALWISTTGVLAKLFAEAVEAIDPGPVEGVRATGASALQEVIYGVIPQVMPLWVSYALYRFEANVRSATVVGMVGAGGIGVILWENIRAFQFVQTCAVLLVIIVVVSLIDVLSQRLRKQFI comes from the coding sequence ATGACAACCTTGCATGCTGAAGCCGTCGGCAAACGCACCTGGCCGCAATACCTCGGCTGGGGCCTGTTCCTGGTCCTGCTGGCCTGGGCCTGGCACGGCGCGGAAATGAACCCGCTGGCGCTGTACCGCGACTCCGGAAACATGGCGACCTTCGCCGCCGACTTCTTCCCGCCGGACTTCCACGAATGGCGCAGTTACCTCAAGGAGATGATCGTCACCGTGCAGATCGCCCTGTGGGGCACGGTATTGGCCATCGTCTGCTCGGTGCCGCTGGGCATCTTGTGCGCCGACAACATCACGCCGTGGTGGGTGCACCAACCGCTGCGCCGCGTGATGGATGCGTTCCGCTCCATCAACGAAATGGTGTTCGCCATGTTGTTCGTGGTTGCCGTCGGCCTCGGCCCCTTCGCCGGCGTACTGGCGCTGTGGATCAGCACCACCGGCGTCCTCGCCAAGCTGTTCGCCGAAGCTGTCGAGGCTATCGACCCCGGCCCTGTTGAAGGCGTACGGGCCACCGGCGCCAGCGCCTTGCAGGAAGTGATCTACGGCGTGATCCCCCAAGTGATGCCGCTGTGGGTGAGCTACGCGCTGTACCGCTTCGAAGCCAACGTGCGTTCGGCGACGGTGGTGGGCATGGTCGGCGCGGGCGGGATCGGCGTGATCCTGTGGGAAAACATCCGTGCCTTCCAGTTCGTCCAGACCTGCGCGGTGCTGCTGGTGATCATCGTGGTGGTGAGCCTGATCGACGTGCTGTCCCAACGCCTGCGCAAGCAGTTCATCTGA
- the phnF gene encoding phosphonate metabolism transcriptional regulator PhnF — protein sequence MQLSRQDEPVYRELADILRRELSSYSAGDFLPGEVHMAERFGVNRHTLRRAIDELVFEGSLLRRQGKGTQVLDRPLIYPMGAETSYSQSLSAQGVGVQALLLKRRYCYASREEALHLGIAEMAPMIELQTLRKLDHQPVSLIRHRYCASRAPLLADYTGGSLRQYLRERDLPLTRTHSLIGARLPNRDEAALLMMPRHLPALTVFTLSRDRDGHPVELAQSTSRSDRFQYQVVT from the coding sequence ATGCAGTTGTCTAGACAAGATGAGCCGGTGTACCGCGAACTCGCGGATATCCTGCGCCGTGAATTAAGCAGCTACAGCGCCGGTGATTTCCTGCCCGGCGAGGTGCACATGGCCGAGCGCTTCGGCGTCAACCGCCACACCCTGCGTCGCGCCATCGATGAGCTGGTGTTCGAAGGCAGCCTGTTACGCCGTCAGGGCAAGGGCACCCAGGTGCTCGACCGGCCGCTGATCTACCCGATGGGCGCCGAGACCTCTTACAGCCAATCCCTGTCAGCCCAGGGCGTCGGTGTGCAGGCGCTGTTGCTCAAGCGCCGCTACTGCTACGCCAGCCGTGAAGAAGCGCTGCACCTGGGGATCGCCGAAATGGCGCCGATGATCGAGCTGCAAACCCTGCGCAAGCTCGACCACCAGCCCGTCAGCCTGATCCGCCATCGCTACTGCGCCAGCCGTGCGCCGTTGCTCGCCGACTACACCGGCGGTTCGCTGCGCCAGTACCTGCGCGAACGCGACCTGCCATTGACCCGCACCCACAGCCTGATCGGTGCGCGCCTGCCCAACCGTGACGAAGCCGCGCTGCTGATGATGCCTCGGCACTTGCCGGCCCTCACCGTATTCACCCTTTCCCGCGATCGCGACGGCCACCCGGTGGAGTTGGCGCAGTCCACCAGCCGTTCGGATCGCTTCCAGTACCAAGTGGTGACTTGA
- the phnG gene encoding phosphonate C-P lyase system protein PhnG, whose amino-acid sequence MNLSPRQHWIGVLARAQLSELQPHEAALKDAEYQLIRAPEIGMTLVRGRMGGNGAPFNVGEMSVTRCVVRLADGRTGYSYLAGRDKVHAELAALADAHLQGAQPSIWLSDLITALANAQVRRRAEKEADTAATKVEFFTLVRGEN is encoded by the coding sequence ATGAACCTGTCCCCGCGACAACATTGGATCGGCGTGCTGGCCCGCGCCCAGCTCAGTGAACTGCAACCCCATGAAGCGGCCTTGAAAGACGCGGAGTACCAGCTTATTCGCGCCCCGGAAATCGGCATGACCCTGGTACGCGGTCGCATGGGCGGCAATGGCGCACCGTTCAACGTCGGTGAAATGAGCGTGACCCGCTGCGTAGTGCGCCTGGCCGATGGCCGCACCGGCTACAGCTACCTGGCCGGGCGCGACAAGGTGCATGCCGAGCTGGCCGCCCTGGCCGACGCCCATCTGCAAGGCGCGCAGCCGAGTATCTGGCTCAGCGATCTGATCACTGCCCTGGCGAACGCCCAGGTCAGGCGTCGTGCTGAAAAAGAGGCGGACACCGCTGCCACCAAAGTCGAGTTCTTCACCCTCGTGCGAGGAGAAAACTGA
- the phnH gene encoding phosphonate C-P lyase system protein PhnH, producing MNAHLLQPAFVDPVLDAQRGFRAALKALAEPGLIQHLPSAPHLDGLAPATYALCLALLDVDTPLWLSPSFDTPLIRANLAFHCGCPLTSSREEAVFALLGEHDLLDLSGFDHGNDRYPDQSCTLLVQLTDLESGRGLLWRGPGIKAQRQVHVPVPQAFWQERQRREAFPRGLDVLFAAGHHLIGLPRSSRLAQEHA from the coding sequence ATGAATGCGCACCTGTTGCAACCGGCGTTTGTCGACCCGGTACTGGATGCCCAACGTGGTTTTCGCGCCGCCCTCAAGGCCCTGGCCGAACCGGGGTTGATCCAGCACCTGCCATCCGCCCCACACCTCGACGGCCTGGCGCCGGCGACGTATGCCTTGTGCCTGGCTCTGCTGGACGTGGACACGCCGCTGTGGCTTTCACCGAGCTTCGACACGCCGCTGATCCGCGCCAACCTGGCGTTCCACTGCGGTTGCCCGCTGACGTCGAGTCGCGAAGAAGCGGTGTTCGCCTTGCTCGGTGAACACGACCTGCTGGATCTGAGCGGCTTCGACCACGGCAACGACCGCTACCCCGACCAGTCCTGCACCTTGCTCGTGCAGCTCACCGACCTGGAGTCCGGTCGCGGCCTGCTCTGGCGCGGCCCGGGGATCAAGGCCCAGCGCCAGGTGCACGTGCCGGTGCCGCAAGCCTTCTGGCAGGAACGCCAACGGCGCGAAGCCTTTCCCCGTGGCCTGGACGTGCTGTTTGCCGCCGGCCATCACCTGATCGGCCTGCCACGCAGCAGCCGCCTTGCACAGGAGCACGCCTGA
- a CDS encoding carbon-phosphorus lyase complex subunit PhnI — translation MYVAVKGGEQAIDNAHRLLAKKRRGDTAIPELSVTQIREQLPLAVARVMTEGSLFDEELAALAIKQAAGDLVEAIFLLRAYRTTLPRFSPSLPIDTARMSLSRRLSATFKDLPGGQLLGPTFDYTHRLLDFALLAEGEYPGPQTVPEATLEDCPRVLGLLAKEGLIKTETDDNARVADITRDPLEYPASRAERLQALARGDEGFLLALGYSTQRGYGRNHPFAGEIRIGDVEVWIEPEELGFPICLGSIEVTECEMVNQFVGSATELAQFTRGYGLAFGHAERKAMGMALVDRSLRAEEYNEEIVSPAQREEFVLAHCDNVEAAGFVSHLKLPHYVDFQSELELIRKLRQPAEGPSHE, via the coding sequence ATGTACGTAGCCGTCAAAGGTGGCGAACAGGCCATCGACAATGCCCACCGCCTGCTGGCAAAAAAACGCCGGGGCGATACCGCGATTCCGGAACTGAGCGTGACGCAAATCCGCGAGCAACTGCCCCTGGCCGTCGCGCGGGTGATGACCGAAGGCTCGCTGTTCGACGAAGAACTCGCCGCGCTGGCGATCAAGCAAGCGGCGGGGGACCTGGTGGAGGCGATCTTCCTGCTGCGCGCCTACCGCACCACGCTGCCGCGCTTCAGCCCGAGCCTGCCGATCGATACCGCCCGCATGTCGTTGAGTCGGCGCCTGTCAGCCACCTTCAAGGACCTGCCCGGCGGCCAACTGCTCGGCCCGACCTTCGACTACACCCACCGCCTGCTGGATTTTGCCCTGCTGGCCGAAGGTGAGTACCCGGGGCCGCAGACCGTGCCGGAGGCGACGCTGGAAGACTGCCCACGGGTGCTCGGCCTGCTCGCCAAAGAAGGCCTGATAAAGACCGAAACCGACGACAACGCCCGTGTTGCCGACATCACCCGCGACCCGCTGGAATACCCGGCCAGCCGCGCCGAGCGCCTGCAAGCCCTGGCCCGTGGCGACGAAGGTTTCCTGCTGGCGCTGGGGTACTCGACCCAGCGTGGCTACGGCCGCAACCACCCGTTTGCCGGTGAGATTCGCATCGGTGATGTGGAGGTGTGGATCGAACCGGAAGAACTGGGTTTCCCCATCTGCCTGGGCAGCATCGAAGTGACCGAGTGCGAGATGGTCAACCAGTTTGTCGGTTCGGCTACCGAGCTGGCGCAGTTCACGCGGGGTTACGGCCTGGCCTTCGGGCATGCCGAGCGCAAGGCCATGGGCATGGCCCTGGTGGACCGCTCGCTGCGCGCCGAGGAGTACAACGAAGAGATCGTCTCGCCCGCCCAGCGCGAAGAGTTCGTGCTGGCCCACTGCGACAACGTCGAGGCCGCGGGCTTTGTCTCCCACCTCAAACTGCCGCACTACGTGGACTTCCAGTCCGAGCTGGAACTGATCCGCAAACTGCGCCAACCGGCCGAGGGCCCGAGCCATGAATGA